The segment GTAGGTTAGCAATGCTGCTAGTAAAATACTTATTGCCCCTGCATACATAgatatttgtatgcaggggtgcttaGCTATATTTGAAACACAACTTCGCCCGCCACGGCTAAGATTGCCATACATATGAAAAAATGGATACTATTATTCCAAAcatatgtatgaaaaatactGATAATTTACCGATTTACCGGTAATTTCTATACAAATTTTTACCGGTTAGTATTCCCTACTTCTACCGTTCCTTTTCCTCCTTCCTTCCTTTTGAGGTTTCTAAAAAATCCTGACTCTTTCCAAGTCCGGCCGCAACTCTGACAAAAGGCCGAAAATCCTGACTTGTCAGGGGAAATCGCGTGCTTGGCGCCTGTACCTAATAGTTAGCTCGTACTGATATACTCGTAGTTGTCGAGTGAGTTCACACAATCGCTAGCGACTACGACCGCGGTAACTCATAGTAAGTGCGTTTTCActttgtccgatccgatatcggatgtgagaaggaagtaaaatgtaagatatatgtgttcctctgtatttatttatgaaattaataaatcactattactaaaaaaacatgaataacgcaaaaaaggcggacttaatgccaatggcactctcctgcagctgtttttgtcacaggcgccttccgacatccgatatcggaaaggcgcttccgataaattcagccatgtcggttccccccgtcagctgtcggactgATAATATTTGTTgagaccgctaaagacggcgccagggcgcgcccccgcggcctgactacgcggatgtaggatgtATGTAGgaacatccgatatcggatcggacaatgtgaaaacgtatAAGGGTGGTTGCCTACTATTATCAATCAATCGAGTTCCCGTATATTTCCATAAACAAAGAACACAAGTTTAGTGACATTTAATTTCCTACGGCCCGATAACATCGCCACCGTCACTAATGTCCGTGGAATAATTTGATTATTACTTTTTCCGAAGATGCTGAATTATTGAACAATGGACAACGCCCTAAtggtgttttgttttaataaaacaaatttgttTAACAACAGTAATTTGGtgtagtgtttttatttatgaagGACGATTTGTGTAATTTGGGCTtgcgttttgtttgtttttaaccTACTTCAGATTACAGAAAGACTTTTTCATGTTACGAAAATTTCGTATGTAACCTGTCAAACGTTACAAGCAATTTGAGTAATTTGTTTATGTAATCATGTAACATTCGTTTATGAATTCATGTCATTATAAAAATGACTTTTACACCTCTACGACGCATTTTTGCTACATACCGAAAAAACTATGCTCCTCAAGCTACGACTACAAGCGCTGCAGctacagggtgcctagccaacgtgccaatcgttaatgctccgtagcgtagcgtagtcatctctctctatcactcctccgtattagtgcgacagagacagttgcgtttcgttcgctacggagcgtaagcgatcggcacgttggctacgcactcaGGCGTAGTTTAGTTGTGAACGAGAAAAATCTTCGGCGTAGCGCTAACGTGTAACGTTTACAAGTGTAACATGAATTTCAATCGCTCGCTTCCTTAACTCAGATGCTGACATCATGTCTTTTTTTTGGAAACCGAGGTTCCTCAATAGACTTCCGACCCACTTAGACCTCACACATAGGTATCTCACATACCTACAGAGTAAATTTTAGAGCCTGTGCAGAAAGAGAAGGGTCGTTAGAatgtattggatcccatacatttcacgacttttctctttccgcacagactccaAACTTCATCTCTCTAAACTAGGTTCTAGATTCTAATCTAACCATCGAGGTTTCAAACAAATCTACCGTTTACATAACATAATGCCTGTACAATACAAGTACAGGGCCCTCAGCTATTATATATCAAGCGCTAGTCTGAGAGCCAGTGGGAAAAAAAGAAAGTCGCCGTGACAGGTGGCGACCGGGCGCAGTGAAATAATTTAACGAGTACTGACCGGCAGTAAAGGCGTATTTGTCGGGTCGTAACCTAATAACGGTATCTGCTTAATTCTGTAATGAGTGATGTCATTCTTGATTCCGCATgtaaaatgatattttgtaatGACAATTCAAAATTTcttttgaattatttataagccaaattttttattattattacctactaatttgcGAAAATTGGGTATTATTTTACTCAGTATTAAAATAACAGTTATTTATGGTCTATTTGTTGTAATAACGTATTTGTTATTCTGGTTTTCAAAGTACATAAGGCTTAAATACACTACATATAGGtatgattataatttaaaaataacgatACAATCGTTTTTACAACGAGTACAATAAACATTAACGTTATCGTTATCCCGTGTTAATCATTAAACAGCATGTCGCGCTTGTCCTGACACAAAGCGCATAATAGGTTACCCTAATCGAACGCTATTAATAACCAAATCATCGCGTCTGCGCCGAGCGTGTAATTAACTGCGGGCCGCTGCGTCCCGTGCTCGGGAGGGTTACCAAAtgttatttgtttaattatggaaatattttttttttattaaaattatatcattTGTAAGTGTAATGGTAACATTACGTAAGGTAAGATAAGGTTACACTGAGATATTAAATCAAAAAGAAAGGACAATGGGCGCTTTTGTGTGGGGAGTGTCCCATGGATACTGTTGAGAAATAAATACCTCGTTTTAAAGCTCTTAATCgtagtattattttattgtttggcACTAACCTTAGACAACTTGCAGAGACCgagctataaaaaaaaagaagttgcGCACATAAGcagttatttttcataatacGAGTAATATAATAAGCTGTAGcgtattttattagaaaaaatatgaaaaatacttTATGTTTATGAATTTAATGAAATGAATCTTTTCTTTAGTACAATGAAACCTATTATCATTTATTCACTGTTGCGGTCTAGTCTAGGTAGGTATGCTAGTACCTACTGTCTGGGTTGATTTAGCATAATTTAACGACACAGTTAACGTCTAAACGTTAGTACTATTATAGgcgtttatttataatttctacTTTCCCGGCTTAATAAAGGATTTATCTAAGTCTTGGTAGGTTGGTAGAGCGGCGAGCGGATATAAAAGTCTCACGCGGTTTCTTTTATCTATTCTTTGAATCAAAAATTGTGATTTCGTTATAAGGCTCTGCGGAGTCAAAATTAATTAAGTTCCAGGAGTTTTGTCAACCCTAACGTTGTCCCGGCGGAGCGAGTCCCGCGAGACCGCGTTCATTTACATGGGAATTGCTTGTCTAAATCTATTAGACGTTGCGGTGTTTGTCGCGCGTAGACCTTATGCTAGGGTCATGCAATAAGGGCTGATATAATGGTGCGCGCGAAGACTGTAGTGATTATTAGGCACGTGATTAGTATAACAGTAACTTTATGAGGAATAGCCTCGGTGGCCCATCCGCGAAACACAAATTTCGAAATGTCTCTAattctctatcgctcgaatatgcaaaggCAGATAATGGTTTTCGATATTGCATGTTATATGCAAAAAATACTTCAGACCAAGACTATAAGCTCGTTAAAATCTCCGCAATTAGAATATGGGGCATGCGTTCGCATCGCCGGCCGCCGGCCGGGAGCAACTGAGGCGCGCGCGAACGGCGCACATGTATGTTATGTACGCAACGGTTAGAGCGAGATAGAAGACAGGGCGTGCTACTCTCAACAACAACATGGTGAGAATTTCTGCGGAAGGGTAATCCTGAATTGCTGCATTTCCCACTACCCACTTCATGTATCCGGTGATCGAGAGCGGGATAGAAGACATGCCATCGCTATCGTTAGAGGCGCGATTTACGTCAAAGGGTAAATTCGATTTTACAGTTCTAAGATACCTAAGTATATTTCAGTTTTTTAGCAAGTTTGGAAATACTATAAAGGCGACggtttattacaataaatttaatgttcATTATTCAACTGATTATACCGCTGTTTCCTTCACTCCTCCTGTTCACTGACTCCCATTAGAACATGCAACTACATAGTGTTTGGTTCATAAGGAACCACATTACTAATCAATTGCAGCAATAAAAGTGATCGCTGTCACAATTATGTTTATAATGCTTTCTACATATTTCATACCATATcatatttcatgttttttatcaggttttttttgtatctattttttatgtaattcaaattttctttattaccTAAGATTCGTTCATTACaaattgattatttaatatCGTTATagattgttaataaaataacgttACTTTGTAATTTTAACGTTACAATACTTAATGTTACCCGTTACACGTTTTTCAGTTTTTACACTCCATTGTACATCCCTATTTAATCTGTCTATCCGTTTCTGCAGCCAAGTCACGTAACTAATAGCTTGGGTCTCAACGAATTGCTCACTTCAAGATGTTCCCAGCCAGAGAatgaaaactttatttattacaactatTGCAGGGGTTTAATAGATAAGGATTACGTATAAGAATTACAAGTCTTTGTGCTTTAATGACCAACATATCGAggtaaaatcgaatattttctGTAAGAAAAACAATTTTCCCAAGGTTCTAAGTCTATCCTACCTTTACGACACATCAACCACATTCGACGAACTGCTGTCGTCAGGTGCCATTGAAAACTTGAAATTTCAATGTCGATCACGACAGACGTCAAGGTACAGATATATAAACACAAATTTTATCCTCAATTGCTGTCATGCGGCATGTTTTCCCTTTTACCACGTAAATATAATGACCTTGACTGTATACTTAGATAAGCCATATTGAACAAACGTAAGTAACTTGCGATACGTGGCCCTAAATCCGTCCCGGGTAAATAAGCCCTCTCACGTTCACCGCAGTGATTTATACCGACATCAAGTGCGCAATTGAATCATCGCACAAGCTATTCGTCGGAGACGTGACCCGCCTACAGACTACACACCGGATTCCACGGAAATGCTTAAATGGTTGTACGTACATAACGTACGTAAGATGCTTtcgttaatttatttttcttagcGTAAGGCCCAGTGCCTCTAACGGCGTTTTAGCTTTAGGTACAAATGGTACAATACACATTGATGTGTAAGggggtttttagaaaaaatggtaccatttgcTTTTTTTCGAGGGactatcaacttttgggttatttagactcaggaTCACGAGATTGAATGAGACAAGGacaaaaaagtgtccccagtttttcatacaaattttgggtgtcagttttgtaacggtccatacaaaatgtatgtgaaaatgctttaaattacaatactgacaattttttggggacattttttctttataaatcGATAGTTCTCGGGATTCTGCGTAGAAATGGCCCGGGAGTAGATGGATTTTTGAAGGAAAGTCAAtagtacacttttaagtgaaaataaacAGGCCTTTAGTCAATGAGTGTTTAGTGCGAGTTTATACTTTTGCTACTTGTgcttcgacgaccggtctggcctagtgggtagcagtgtgggtagtgaccctgcctatgaagccagtggtcctgggttcgaatcccggtaagggcatttatttgtgtgatgagtacaactatttgttcctgagttatgggtgttttctatgtatttaagtatttatgtatacatatacctatgtactatctatatatatcgttgtctgagtacccacaacacaaaccttctttagcttactgtgggacttagtcaatctgtgtaacaATGTCCTatcctataataattattatttattttaatgtatgaaCTTACACTTAACGCTAATTAATGTGTAAGCAAGGGCTAATGTCAGTGGAAATtgttggaaaaaaataatagtaaaattcTGCTCCCGCAGTTCGTTTCGCgggttagtataggtacatatagctggggagccggcgatgctaaatgtgtagttactcgagtgTCGTAGAAACCTATTGAAATcaaagattagatgataggaagaaaaaaaggttaggtcagtatataaccgaagacaatattaagtacatAAAGTTTTCTTAAAGCTTGATTAAcaacaaaaatcccctcttgggctccccaaccACTACGTTTTTAAACAGATAAACTGAGCAGTGAGTTATCTGCAGATATAAGAAAGGTGTGCGTGTTCTTAAACGTTACGCACGACGatattatcaaattattatataaatcaatctAAAACTTGGCTCAAAAACAAGCCGAGGGCGCACGGTAAGAGTATTAGaacttaataaatattgatttaacATCACCTTGCATGCATCTCGCTATATTATgagatattaataattaaggtAGGTTAATTTAAGGTAGTcttatgtaatacaaatttaatgtatcataaggacccatttgcatgctgccaaaaacagctaaaaaggctagaccatgtaacttgtataatatctatgtaaaaccctttttatgtgcaaataaatgattatgattatatcaaatcaacatcatattttcaaagtaaaaatGCCTCTCCAGCCTAAGGCTCAAAATTGAATCGGCTGATTATACTGAAATCGGATCCGGCAAGCGGCTTACCGTGCACTTAAGTAATTGTTTAGTGCTTTAGCCTTTATACAGCTTAGGTACTtatagctttaaaaaaaaccttttttaactaaatatgTTGCTTCACTAAGGTTATTCTTAAGTCAGTTATTAGTgttatcgaaaaaaaaactatcttcTGAGCAGATCAAAACACAAAATGCAATTttgtttatcaaaataaatattcaaaatacaactgAATAGAAGATCTTTATAGAGGTTCTAAGCGGTTAACTAGGTAATTTTGCGCTTTTAAATGCTTTGTGGTCTGTCGAATTTCAAGAAAAAGAAACTTTATTTAAAGGTTACGAATACGTatacatgtaataaaataatcctttcccatcgtattttctcggaaacgttcgaagttgtcatgctacttcagtctcAATTTTTAAGCTTCGGTACAAAAAGGATTgtacactacatctgtatctaTTTACTCGTATATGTACTAAATACCGCCATGCACTTAATTAGACCATGTCTACAAAACCGGTGGTCTGGTCCCACCTTGCATGTTTAcctatttcattcattttatacaaatacttttAAACAGATGAACGCAAACGTAATCTGAGACTTGGAGTAGTTACGGATTAGGGTTGTCGACGGTGTTAATTCTGAATAGTGGTGGATCAACAAGCGGCAGCCCTGCACGCGCGCTGTTCAAACTGGGGCGAGGCTATGCTCAATCTTCTAAATTGAAACATCGGGTTACTTGTGTGGCTTGAACCCGAAGTATTgttgaaattattaaaataaatactccGTTGCCTAATGTCTGTTTATTATCGACCCAAACCTAAACCTAAACGTATCATTCAAATTCAACTTATGGATTATTTTCACCACAGAAATTTGTTATAGGTAACAGCGAGTGGAAATCCGACCTAATTAAACGTAACTTTATCAGGTATGTgccctaaataaatatttatttattaagtatgcCTTTATTTGGCCGTAAAAGTAGTGTAAACGCTCCAGCACCCGCCCTTTGAAGGGATTAGGTGAAGGGCTCTCCGCGCGCGTTAATTACGACCTGTTCAGTAGCGCTCCTCCCACTGGTAACTAACTCATTGATACAAAATATCGATTATATCACGTTGCCATGAACCACACAAATCGGctgtaaattaattttgaaaccaAGAACGGTTACACTTGACAAATTGTCTATTTTGTACTCGTTTTGAGATTACGCGCCCGTGCATTATCGAGGATAAAtctccttttcatacaaacgtagtcctcactttcctctctggatattaatattattaaaaatattttgacgcaGTTTGTTGTATATGTACCACACTAAGCCCAATTATTATACGAGTTAggatcatttaaaaataataaataagctgtttttcgctcctaatttttacagtCGTTAcagactcaaataaaaaaatatcgaaaaaagtcaaacataggggcatagctatggttaatatacatcaaaatatgttaaaacattttccataatatccagagaggaaaattaggactacgtttgtatggagaagcggccgcaGTAGGTATAACCTCTTAAATAGTGATGGGAGCGAGGTGCATTAGCTACAATAACATATCAATTTGAGTTTACAACTTCGAATGCCGCTTTGGATGACAAGTTCATAAAACATCTACCAAGAGCAAACTGGAAGTGTGGAAACGGTTCTAAACAACAGACAATCGGACCATGTTTTGATTTCCAAGAACTGTAATTTTGTTTGAGTCCAAAGACATTTCATCGTCAATGTTATGCCACAATAATCCCGTGACCGAAAAGTAATTGACGAAATAATTCTTAAGCATTCAAACAGCAGATGTAAAGAAGCGTACACAATCAGGTACACGAGCCAAATCCGcgccaattaaaaaaataattcctTTCAGACTCAAGGCTGGGAATAATCCCCATCGACCGTCCTTACTTAATACTCCGTCAATGGCGTCAGGTAAACAAAGAATTCGGTCGCAAAAACTCCCGATCCCCAATTAATTGGAATCGGGaactaaattaaacattttCTCTCTTATTTAAAACCGAAATGAACTCCAGTAATTACTCAGTTTACGACGTGCAAAGCCGGCGGCCATTTTGCTTCGCTCGGGGAATACCCGGACGCGGTGCGAACTCAAATGGCTGTGTTGCCAGCCGAATTGAATTAATCAATGCATTAATTACCTAAGTTTGGCCATTCGGATTGGAAAAAATGTACGTGAGTCTGATTCTGAATGGGAATGCTGTACCTAGCTAAACTTTCTTTTATGGAAATGATCTAGACTTGTCTGCTTTTTAAATAGTTGTAAGTTGCACGCTTGCTTTATGaccatgaaaataaataaaccgtTGTTACGATTTTTGTTTCTGATCTTGCACATTAAAGTTAGGTTTACATTTTTCCTGGAGGCATACCCAAAGTTAAAAGCTATTATTGCTATTACGATAAAATGAACTGACGAAAAAATATTAGACGGATAGGTAAAGCCGTTATATTTACAATGTTCTTTTAAAAATACGTTatgattttagtatttaatcACACTATTAGGCATAGGGACACTACTCGCTAAGTTTTAAAAGTGTACCTACAACATAAGTACTTAACCAACGGGCTCTACTTTGCAAGACATCTACGTGCTACGTTCGTAGCGGCGTAGCGGCATGACAATATGGCAAATGGCAACCAGTCATGAAGTTATAATTTGATGACATCTGATATAACATACTCATTTATGTTAAATTTCTATTAGAGCTCTGCAGACAAGTTCACAGACTATTTAACTAATttcctcaaaggttaactgaaaGAGATCccatacagggataagttcgcctttgctGTATTTAGTTTACTCTGTGACTGTGttttatgtgtttttatttctatgtacaataaagtataatacatacattatggctaaaaaataagtgcattcccgttgccagggaggtttttgcATAATACTGAgccacttttactatgggaccaaaccccgaaatagcgaaaaaaaattctgtttcatacattttggctggtccgttttatatcgcgatttcgtggttggtcccatagtaaaagttgctcagtataatcccaaaacctccctggcaacgggaatgcacttattttctagccatcctgtatacaaGTGTGTTAACTGTTAAGTTAACTACACTGACAGGTATATTTTGCGCACGAACTTTGAAAGTTTTACGCTAAGAACCATCAGATGTGAGCGCTGCGTAGTGGGTCAATGACGCAGTCCGTGCGTAAATATGTCACTGATGGTCACTGGTCACCTCGGGGTCcagaaatgtcactgttgacaACTGACAGATGATATCCATAACAGTTCCAGAACAAGAGATTTTAAGGAGAATTACGGTCCGTGAGCAGCCAGAATCTGCTTAGGTatacatgtattttatttacacaatgtcgatcctttataaattatacaatacaGTAGCAATTTGTGTATCACTAATAGACAACATCCAACCACGTCCACCACAGTCCAGTCCCTCATTTCCAACTGCATCTCTCAATCAATGGTATCGCAATAAAAAACCTAATCACGCGATTACAGCGCGAGGTGATTGCGAACGCTCCGAACTTTTTAAATTGGATCGGTCTGGCTCGGTTGCCCCCGAATGGCTCGCTGGCTGGAGCTTTAAGCTCAATACTTGGCTATTAAATTGCATCTTTGAGAAACGTTTACGTAAGTTGAGAGCTTTTGGAAGGAAGTTTGGAGTGATTGAGATTCTTTTATGTTGGGTTAATGTGGTTTGGGGTATAGTTGTAATTTGAGGTCGCGGGTACATGATAATACAATATAGGTAACCCATGTAATTATTGAGTAAGTTTTTAAGTgcctatgtatttttttttttttatgtgatattcagcaaacgagcagacgagccgcctgatgggaagcagtcatcgtcgcccatggacgtaagcaacatcacaggagccacttaagcattgccgacccttgagaaccctaaatacccgcttctttaTACCCGTGTTTACCTAAATCTACGATAGAACTGCTATATTTCCCTAGTTTACCTGCCCTAGCGCCATCAAGGGAAGAAGTTTTTATGGAGCTTCCTCTTTAAATTCAACTGGTTCAGAAGATTGTGGACAGAAACTTACCACATCTCGCTGTTCTTCCTCGGTGGTCTCGATGTCCACGCTTTCATCGCTGTCGCGTTCGCTGCTGCGCGAcgagcggcgcggcgagcggTGCGGAGAGCGGAGCGGTGAGCGGTGCGGAGAGCGGTGAGGTGATCGCGGGGAGCGAGCTCGCGCTGGTGACGCTAGAGGCGACCTGGGTGAAagttgtcaataaaaatatataataataaaacgctTGTGACTCTTCCCTAGATTCACGCCGCTTATATGTAGGTACGGCCTCAGTGGCGAGCGACCAGCGAGGCGTGTAGCGTTGTGTTGAACGTCCCACGAATCCACGGGTGAGGTCACTAGCATATGTtagcatttgtttaacatggacGCCGCGCCGGTCGCCCCACTGGTAACCGACgatcgagcgtccactcagtaCCCACTAACGCTGTACTATCCAATTAAATTTATACCTGGTTGGTGACAACGGTGACCTTGAAGACATGCCGGGTGACGGGGGTGACTCGCGCCTCACGGGCCGGAACGCGCGCGGCTCCTCAAGTGACCCCACGCTGCTTAATGCTGTCAATGCTCCTACGCAATCAAATGTTAACGTTAATGACTAATCGTGATCGTTCTCATGAACATAACGAAAAGGTAAAAGGTAAAAGAAAACTGAATTTTGTAAAAGAGGGTATAAGAGTTTTCCATAGAGTAAGTTCGATCAAATCATTCTACCgcagcagcggtatcatggtcgcatttttatccctgtcatgccatgcgtcactttcgcacttatatatttgttagaacgtgacaggcatggtgaccatcttagccctacagatGTTCTGGAACtagctaagtacctaatacttaTGTTATGATTGCTGTAAGCATGAGGCCGGGGACTGGACACTTGCGACCGGCGGCGCGGCGAGCAGCAAATCAAGGCCATTCATACGTTGCGCTCGGCCAAACAGTCCGCAGCCTTATAGAACAAGGAGTTGACACCTACACTCATCTTTGACACACATACCTGGTGACCACAACGTTGGCTTGAGCCAGGGTAGAGCGTATGGTAGAGGCAGTCGTGCGCCCCACACATAGTCTGCCAACCGTGGCACGGGCGCGTGCGCCGGTGGACTCGCCGCCGCGCGCTTCGCCTCGCTCGCTTCTGCCTCCGGCCTGCGGATTGACACTCGTCTGTGGCACATTAAAGCTGAACTTTTTGCTGAGATTAAAGTAAGACTAACTACAGCGCTCCTGGTAAGAGCTGAATAACCTAACCAATCTGTTTTTTGTTCCTTTAACCGAAGTTAAGCATATTAATAAGCAGAAGCTGGCGCAGCGTTGGGATTCGCCCCTAGTCAAACGGTACATGCAGCTACACGCACCTGTTGCTGCTCCGCCGCGAAAGTTGTAAAtgtaatgttatgttatgtaacGTTTTGTTCTGTTTGTTTTGTCCAATAGTTAGTTTTGTctaattaattgtaatattaaccctagattaagttattgtatgacctaaccctatggacgtcaagttcgaaataaagatatttcaattttaatatttctagAGTTTAGAGTAGAGTTTTTATACTCAGTATTAAGTAGTTAATCTTAAatgtaaacttaaacttaacttAATCTTAAACTCCTTATCAATCTGATCCAGAACACTATTTGAAATTACTTAAGTGTAACAGATGTGGACTAAACCGAATATCGGAATGCACATTGCGAGGCAATCTCTGTtaggaaatgatttttttctgacgtaTTTTGAAACAGTCGTTGGAGTCATCAAGGTCATCAGGCGCACCTACTAACATATcggacaaaaaaattaaaataaattcaccGTCGGGCTATGATTGCCAATTGAAGGCATACGTTACTAAAACTCCTTACTTACCTAGCAGCGGACAGCATCCTCTTCCTCGTCCCTCCATTAAACATGGCTTTAACGTCCTCCCAAGCATGCACGACCTCATCGGGCGGCGAGCCGCTCAGCTTCATGTGGCGGCGCCACGAGTTGAAGTTGGCGGCGTCGGGCTGCACGTACTTGTCGCCGGGGCCCACGCGGTGCGAGTGAAAGATGAACTTGTTGGGGGAGAAGAACAGGCCGCAGTATGCACACTTGATGCATTTTGCGCGAGATGAATTGTACCTGCCACGGAATTTGATATTCATATATGTATTTCGTGTTTTTCGTCATACAAGACCGTACGCCTATATATAAGGACGCCACAATGTCCGAGATATTCAGAAATTATGACTGTAGGCACACGCAAGTGCGCCACGACAGTATCTAGCCCGCGAGATAGAATACCCGTCCCTTTCCAATTAATACAGTTGAAAACAGacaggtagtctatctcgcagcGCTCCTGTGAAAGTCCACAGAGAAgcgttataaatacaaaaaaatgtttttgtacgtTATGTGACAACTGAAGAGGAAGGGCAGCTGAAACCTGTCCTTGGACATCTGGagaagaattttttttatactatcaaagatagatataactccgtaatagatggatacagtctaaggaaaaaacgtgcctcgaaaatcaagaaaatttgattctcgtttagagggcgctactagttttggcctacagtcgtatagatggcgttgacggtttcgtttgttatttaacaattttaacgcatatcagtggaagaacatgggtcaaaatcataaaaataattaatgcaaataaaaaaaaacatttatctatatttaaatacattctatc is part of the Cydia strobilella chromosome 17, ilCydStro3.1, whole genome shotgun sequence genome and harbors:
- the LOC134749037 gene encoding SKI family transcriptional corepressor 2, whose product is MEATNLALSPRETLKPRDHKAMQLNSKPNQVSTVLLYGVPIVSLVIEGIERLCLAQISNTLLKQFSYNEIHNRRVALGITCVQCTPVQLEILRRAGAMPVSSRRCGMITRREAERLCKSFLGDNAPPRLPDDFAFAVHHECAWGCRGAFLPARYNSSRAKCIKCAYCGLFFSPNKFIFHSHRVGPGDKYVQPDAANFNSWRRHMKLSGSPPDEVVHAWEDVKAMFNGGTRKRMLSAARPEAEASEAKRAAASPPAHAPVPRLADYVWGARLPLPYALPWLKPTLWSPGALTALSSVGSLEEPRAFRPVRRESPPSPGMSSRSPLSPTRSPLASPARARSPRSPHRSPHRSPLRSPHRSPRRSSRSSERDSDESVDIETTEEEQRDVSCPWSCRVREDWGALVPKVEREEEPEPWRLPDLRPPAHYLPPPERDACAACVAPLPLLPPTPAPH